The bacterium genome segment AGAACAAAGTAATCGAGGAGAGCGAGGGTATGATATATTTTCGCGACTTTTAAAAGAACGAATAATTTTTATTGGCTCATTAATTGATGATGATGTGGCTAATCTAATCATTGCCCAACTTCTTTTCCTTGAAGCGGATAATCCTGACAAGGAAATAAACTTATATGTTAATAATCCAGGAGGAGTAGTCACTGCAGGACTGGCAATTTATGATACGATGCAGTATATTAAATCAGATATTGCCACGATATGTATTGGACAGGCGGCAAGTATGGGCGCGTTACTTTTAGCCGCAGGCACAAAAGGTAAACGCTATGCTTTACCTCATGCCAGAATTATGATTCATCAACCACTGGGTGGTGTTCAAGGACAGGCAACGGATATTGATATTCAAGCTCGCGAGATTATTAGAATGCGGGAAATATTGAATAAAATATTAGAAAAACATACACATCAACCTTTAGAAAGAATAGAAAGAGATACTGACCGCGATTTCTTTATGTCTGCCGAACAGGCAAAAGAATACGGAATAATAGATGAAGTTATGGTAACAAGGAAGGAAAAAAAATAAAGGAACAAGAAAACAAGGAAGGGTTTTATTAACTTTATTCTCCTGGAGGTAAATGAATGGCTAAATTTGGAAAAAAAGAAGAAGGACTTTTTTGTTCTTTCTGTAGCAAAGGACAGACAGAAGTAAAGAGATTAATTGCAGGTCCAGGAGTTTATATCTGCGATGAATGTGTCTTACTCTGTAATGAAATTATGGCTGAAGAGTGGT includes the following:
- the clpP gene encoding ATP-dependent Clp endopeptidase proteolytic subunit ClpP, with the protein product MALVPMVVEQSNRGERGYDIFSRLLKERIIFIGSLIDDDVANLIIAQLLFLEADNPDKEINLYVNNPGGVVTAGLAIYDTMQYIKSDIATICIGQAASMGALLLAAGTKGKRYALPHARIMIHQPLGGVQGQATDIDIQAREIIRMREILNKILEKHTHQPLERIERDTDRDFFMSAEQAKEYGIIDEVMVTRKEKK